The genomic DNA CAGTTGATGAGCCGCTCCAGATTATAGATCCTCTCGCCGCAGCGCTCCAGCCAGGCGGCATCGATGCCCCAGCCCGTAATCAGATTCACCACTCGTGCCATGCTCTCCCCGATTGCGGTGGGGCCGAGGATCCCCTCTTCGATGAAGCGGCAGATGACAAGCGAGTCCCCGACGCTCGTGAAATGGTTGCTTTTGACGACATATTCGGGGCGCGTGGAGAACCCCGGATCCGGATGCGTTCCCTGATAAAAGGGGCGGGTATCGTGGTGGCTTCCCCCCCGGGTGGCGACGGCGTATCCCAGCGACAGCTCGCGGATGCCCCGCGGTGAATGCCCCGCTATTTCCAGCCCCTTGACCTCGTGCAGGTATTTTTCGGAATCCTTGCCGAATAGCTCGCTAAGCCGCCGGGAGCCCATTGCGAGAAACTTGCCGACCCCCTCCTGCCGGGCGGTCAGTTTTACCAGCTCCGCCAGCCCTTTGCCATCCGAAAAATTTACGCGTCCCCCCAAATCTGCTTCCGTGACGATCCCCCGCTCGATGCATTCCGCAACGAAGGCCATCGTCACTCCCAGCGAAATGGTATCCATGCCCAGCAAATCGCAAAGATGCGCCGCGTTGAAGAGGGAGTTGAGGTCGGGATTGTCCAGCATGGAGCCCAGCGCATAGATGGTCTCGTATTCCGGCATTTTTACCGTCTGCCCCTCATACTCGCCAGCGCCAACAGTGACGTTCTTCCCGCAGGCCAGCACGCAGCCGGGGCAGGCGGTGATCCCCGCCCCGCATTTCGGCAGGAAAAAATCGGCGGATATCTCCCGCCATTCGTCAAAGGTTTCCCGGGTATTGTTGCGGGTTCCGATCATTCCCTTGGCATTTATCATGCCGGGGAGTGCCCCGGTCCCGAAACTTGTCATGAGTCCCTTGCTTTTTTTCAGCTCCGGGAACTTCTCCGTAAGAAAAACCCGGAGCCCATCCCTGTCGGCAACGGCTGTCTTCAGGCCGCCTTTGACTACGATAGCCTTGAGGTTTTTGGCGCCCATGACGGCCCCCTGGCCGCCGCGGCCGGCCGTGCCGAG from Syntrophales bacterium includes the following:
- a CDS encoding aldehyde ferredoxin oxidoreductase family protein — translated: MLTNSYNGMILHVDLSLGIADRETLPDEYARKFIGGNGFVAKLISERVPANVDPLGEENGVAIAVGPLTDTPLWGTSRAHMAVISPQTGLFCDSNFGGAFAIAQKRTGLTAIFIQGKAARPVYLFINEDKAEIRDASHVWGKTTEETIVILQGECGKGSVCMAIGPAGERKIPFANVVAGGQRLGTAGRGGQGAVMGAKNLKAIVVKGGLKTAVADRDGLRVFLTEKFPELKKSKGLMTSFGTGALPGMINAKGMIGTRNNTRETFDEWREISADFFLPKCGAGITACPGCVLACGKNVTVGAGEYEGQTVKMPEYETIYALGSMLDNPDLNSLFNAAHLCDLLGMDTISLGVTMAFVAECIERGIVTEADLGGRVNFSDGKGLAELVKLTARQEGVGKFLAMGSRRLSELFGKDSEKYLHEVKGLEIAGHSPRGIRELSLGYAVATRGGSHHDTRPFYQGTHPDPGFSTRPEYVVKSNHFTSVGDSLVICRFIEEGILGPTAIGESMARVVNLITGWGIDAAWLERCGERIYNLERLINCRRGVTRKDDTLPWRVMHEPIPAGPSEGRFCPPEALSEMLDRYYQMRGWDKDGVPTPEKLRELDLPKGPPKDS